In Marinimicrobium koreense, the following are encoded in one genomic region:
- a CDS encoding glycoside hydrolase family 88/105 protein, translated as MSYRRWPLAAALLLSATACTHQSTPESAGLSDAFEPEAIRTAANLVADWQLAQYDLKTNNFREEERASELPQGWVNATLNIGLMHWAEQSGQTEYRTAVKNLSEVNRWQLGPRVYDADDHAMGQVYIDLYRQHDEARMIEHTQEVLDEVVSNPSDVDLAFIDDERDRLVVGDRVFNDQECRKRWCWADAIFMAPPVFFDLSRLTGDPRYAEFAHEEFWATTEYLYNEDEHLYLRDSRYFERRDDEGRLIYWGRGNGWTLAGIARILDQMPEDFEEREGYERIYREMAARLVKLQHADGNWRSSLLARDEAPAPESSGTGLLVFALAWGLNNDLLEGEQYRQSVELGWGALVNAVQPSGKLGWVQQVGFAPGSATAEDTQLYGVGALLLAASEVYPMSRR; from the coding sequence ATGAGTTATCGACGCTGGCCTCTGGCCGCCGCCCTACTGCTATCGGCCACCGCCTGTACCCATCAGAGCACCCCCGAATCCGCCGGGCTGTCCGATGCCTTCGAGCCCGAGGCCATCCGCACCGCAGCCAACCTGGTCGCCGACTGGCAACTGGCCCAGTATGACCTGAAGACCAACAACTTCCGGGAAGAAGAGCGCGCCAGCGAGCTACCCCAGGGCTGGGTCAACGCCACACTGAACATTGGTTTGATGCACTGGGCGGAGCAGTCCGGGCAGACCGAGTATCGCACAGCCGTCAAAAATCTCAGTGAGGTCAATCGGTGGCAGTTGGGCCCCCGAGTTTACGATGCCGACGATCACGCCATGGGACAGGTCTACATTGATCTGTACCGGCAGCACGACGAAGCCCGGATGATTGAACACACACAAGAGGTTCTGGACGAAGTGGTCAGCAACCCCAGCGACGTGGATCTCGCCTTTATCGACGATGAGCGTGACCGGCTGGTCGTGGGCGACCGGGTCTTCAACGACCAGGAATGTCGCAAGCGCTGGTGTTGGGCCGATGCGATTTTCATGGCGCCGCCGGTGTTCTTTGATCTGAGCCGACTGACCGGTGACCCCCGCTACGCGGAATTTGCCCATGAAGAGTTCTGGGCCACCACCGAGTACCTCTATAACGAAGACGAACACCTCTATCTGCGTGACAGTCGTTACTTTGAGCGCCGCGATGATGAGGGCCGACTGATCTACTGGGGTCGGGGCAACGGCTGGACCCTGGCCGGCATTGCCCGAATCCTCGACCAGATGCCCGAGGACTTTGAGGAGCGTGAAGGTTACGAACGCATCTACCGGGAGATGGCCGCCCGTCTGGTAAAACTGCAACACGCCGACGGCAACTGGCGCTCCTCGTTGCTGGCCCGGGACGAAGCCCCGGCACCGGAATCCAGTGGTACCGGCCTGCTGGTTTTTGCCCTGGCCTGGGGCCTGAACAACGACCTGCTGGAAGGTGAGCAGTACCGCCAGAGTGTCGAGCTCGGCTGGGGCGCCCTGGTGAACGCGGTGCAGCCCTCGGGCAAACTGGGCTGGGTTCAGCAGGTCGGCTTCGCCCCGGGCAGCGCCACAGCAGAGGACACCCAGCTCTACGGTGTCGGAGCCCTGTTGCTGGCGGCGTCTGAAGTTTACCCCATGAGCCGGCGCTAG
- a CDS encoding FadR/GntR family transcriptional regulator → MKNAPDTELGERVSPAGDLSAGLHHEDIAMQFEAIKPDRLYIKVANQLSQLIAEGKIKPGQKFPAERDLAERLGVSRPTIREAMIALELQGVIEIRTGSGIYVTKKKPRLEVKDKGIGPFEILETRMLLETEACALAAERITDQQIAQLWEAYREMEEEEKQENASETADWKFHNIIASACQNSAIYAVVDWLWELRNQSELHTSFSARIRDEGIHPILEDHRAIIEALEKRDPEAARAAMQKHLENATEAAATHFGNAG, encoded by the coding sequence ATGAAAAACGCGCCCGACACGGAGCTCGGAGAGCGTGTTTCGCCGGCCGGCGACCTGAGTGCCGGCCTGCACCATGAGGACATTGCCATGCAGTTCGAAGCCATCAAACCCGATCGCCTTTACATCAAAGTTGCCAACCAACTCTCGCAACTGATTGCCGAGGGCAAGATCAAGCCCGGTCAGAAATTTCCCGCCGAACGGGATCTGGCCGAGCGTCTCGGTGTCAGCCGCCCCACGATCCGCGAAGCCATGATCGCCCTGGAGTTACAGGGTGTGATCGAAATCCGCACGGGTTCCGGCATTTACGTCACCAAGAAGAAACCCCGGCTTGAGGTGAAAGACAAGGGTATAGGCCCGTTCGAGATTCTTGAGACCCGGATGCTTCTGGAGACTGAAGCCTGCGCACTGGCGGCGGAGCGCATCACGGATCAGCAGATTGCCCAGCTCTGGGAGGCCTACCGGGAAATGGAAGAGGAGGAGAAGCAGGAAAACGCCTCCGAAACCGCCGACTGGAAATTTCACAACATCATCGCCAGTGCCTGTCAGAATAGCGCCATCTACGCGGTGGTTGATTGGCTATGGGAGCTGCGTAACCAGTCAGAGTTGCACACCTCCTTCTCGGCGCGCATTCGGGACGAGGGGATTCACCCCATCCTGGAGGACCACCGGGCCATTATCGAAGCCCTGGAAAAACGGGATCCCGAAGCGGCCCGAGCCGCCATGCAGAAACACCTGGAAAATGCCACCGAAGCGGCGGCAACGCACTTCGGCAACGCTGGCTGA
- a CDS encoding glycoside hydrolase family 2 TIM barrel-domain containing protein: MRHHQPRQTGAWRRRTTGLFAGLLLAMGHAQATSIPAEPDTINLNADWGYLEALTETVERAEQAQDWTTVSLPHTWNAKDPVDARPGYRRSASWYRKTLTPGVSEEALNYVLYFEGANMVTDVYVNGDHAGQHVGGYIGFEIDITEQLVPGQENTLMVRVSNAYDPNIIPSEKSDFVVHGGLTRDLWLKVLPAVHLSRVQIDTPEVSAEQGQTDITVFGRNTAKDTRDYQLTARLIDPEGHTVAEINRPLSVAPGEFSETLPRETLPRPALWSPDTPNLYQMEVSLVQEDSTVHQLSERYGYRWFEFEEHGAFYLNGERLLLRGTHRHEEHAGLGNALPNEQHWKDMRMIKALGANFVRLGHYPQDPEVYRAADELGLIIWDELPWTRGGMGGEEWQDNTERLLRQQITQNRNHPSIVFWSLGNEIYWEADFPGGGDPEKLNPYLQHLNDIAHEMDDSRLTAIRKYYEGSHIVDVFSPSIWAGWYGGAYAQYEEALRNAMKEYPRMLHMEYGGSSHVGRHTPTPITKDGMPGAQVDVEEAVNQAVVRSVAKDSDWNESYIVDLFDWHLQVSENLPNYAGGAQWAFKDFATPLRPENPIPYMNQKGMVDRQGRKKDAYYVYASYWKDEPFCYIESHTWTHRGGAEDEPLDITVFCNTDSAQLFVNGKRLDKKQRDPNQFPAGGLVWETRLSEGENQLRVVGERDGRTVAEDQMTVTYIVDPLNKLEKVRMSATRQDDGLLLIEAEAVDKNGDRCITCDERVYFSNVGEAGELLENYGTPDKSSEIEMANGYASILYRPDPDRSSIIELRSQDVKGAYVYVDHTGEIDP, encoded by the coding sequence GTGAGACATCATCAACCGCGCCAAACCGGCGCCTGGCGTCGCCGCACAACAGGCCTTTTCGCCGGACTGCTGCTGGCGATGGGCCATGCCCAGGCCACGTCCATTCCGGCCGAACCGGACACGATCAATCTCAATGCCGACTGGGGCTATCTGGAAGCCCTGACCGAAACCGTTGAGCGCGCCGAGCAGGCGCAGGACTGGACGACCGTCAGTCTGCCGCACACCTGGAACGCCAAGGATCCCGTCGACGCGCGCCCCGGATACCGCCGCAGTGCCAGCTGGTATCGCAAGACACTGACGCCGGGCGTTTCCGAAGAGGCATTGAACTACGTGCTCTACTTCGAGGGCGCCAACATGGTCACCGATGTTTACGTCAACGGGGACCATGCCGGGCAGCATGTGGGCGGTTACATCGGTTTTGAAATTGACATTACCGAGCAGTTGGTGCCCGGGCAGGAAAACACCCTGATGGTGCGGGTCAGCAACGCCTACGACCCCAATATCATTCCCTCGGAAAAATCCGACTTTGTGGTTCATGGCGGGCTGACCCGCGACCTGTGGCTCAAGGTGCTGCCGGCTGTCCACCTGTCCCGGGTACAGATCGACACGCCGGAAGTCAGCGCCGAGCAGGGGCAGACGGATATTACCGTTTTCGGTCGCAACACCGCCAAAGACACTCGTGACTATCAACTCACGGCACGCCTGATTGACCCCGAAGGCCATACCGTGGCGGAAATCAATCGTCCCTTGAGTGTGGCGCCGGGCGAGTTCTCGGAAACCCTGCCACGGGAAACCCTGCCCCGCCCCGCGCTCTGGTCACCGGATACGCCCAACCTGTATCAGATGGAGGTCAGTCTGGTTCAGGAAGACAGCACCGTCCATCAGCTGAGCGAGCGGTACGGCTATCGCTGGTTTGAGTTTGAAGAGCACGGCGCTTTCTATCTCAATGGTGAACGTCTGCTGCTGCGCGGTACACACCGTCATGAAGAACACGCCGGGCTCGGCAACGCCCTGCCCAACGAGCAGCACTGGAAAGACATGCGCATGATCAAAGCGCTGGGTGCAAACTTTGTGCGCCTCGGCCACTACCCTCAGGATCCGGAAGTCTACCGGGCGGCGGACGAACTTGGCCTGATCATCTGGGACGAACTGCCCTGGACCCGCGGCGGCATGGGCGGCGAAGAATGGCAGGACAACACCGAGCGACTGCTTCGCCAGCAGATTACCCAGAACCGCAATCACCCCAGTATTGTGTTCTGGTCCCTCGGTAATGAGATCTACTGGGAGGCGGACTTCCCTGGTGGCGGTGACCCGGAAAAGCTGAACCCCTACCTGCAGCATCTGAATGACATCGCCCATGAGATGGACGACTCTCGACTGACCGCCATCCGCAAGTACTACGAAGGCTCACATATTGTCGACGTCTTCTCCCCGTCCATCTGGGCCGGTTGGTACGGCGGCGCCTATGCCCAGTATGAAGAGGCGCTGCGTAACGCCATGAAAGAATACCCGCGTATGCTGCATATGGAATACGGCGGCTCCAGTCACGTCGGCCGACACACGCCCACCCCGATCACCAAAGACGGCATGCCCGGCGCCCAAGTGGACGTTGAAGAGGCCGTCAATCAGGCCGTGGTACGCAGCGTGGCCAAGGACTCCGACTGGAACGAAAGCTACATTGTGGACCTGTTCGACTGGCACCTGCAGGTTTCCGAAAACCTGCCCAACTACGCTGGCGGCGCTCAGTGGGCCTTCAAGGACTTCGCTACGCCCCTGCGTCCCGAAAACCCGATCCCTTACATGAACCAGAAGGGAATGGTCGACCGCCAGGGGCGCAAAAAAGACGCCTACTATGTCTACGCCAGTTACTGGAAAGACGAGCCCTTCTGCTACATCGAGTCACACACCTGGACGCACCGCGGTGGTGCGGAAGATGAGCCGCTGGACATCACCGTCTTCTGCAACACCGATAGCGCCCAACTGTTTGTGAACGGCAAGCGACTGGACAAAAAGCAGCGTGATCCCAACCAGTTCCCGGCCGGTGGCCTGGTCTGGGAAACCCGACTGAGCGAGGGTGAGAACCAGCTGCGGGTGGTGGGCGAACGCGATGGCCGCACCGTTGCCGAGGACCAGATGACCGTGACCTATATTGTCGATCCGCTCAACAAGCTGGAGAAAGTCCGGATGAGCGCCACCCGCCAGGACGACGGCCTGCTTCTGATCGAAGCCGAAGCGGTGGACAAGAACGGCGACCGCTGCATCACCTGCGATGAACGGGTGTACTTCAGCAACGTGGGCGAGGCCGGCGAGCTGCTGGAGAACTACGGCACCCCGGACAAGAGCAGCGAAATTGAAATGGCCAATGGCTACGCCTCGATCCTGTACCGCCCGGATCCAGACCGCTCTTCCATCATTGAGTTGCGCAGTCAGGACGTCAAGGGCGCCTATGTGTATGTGGATCACACCGGCGAAATTGATCCCTAA
- the uxuA gene encoding mannonate dehydratase — protein MQETWRWFGPNDPVSLTHIRQAGATGVVTSLHHIPTGDAWPLKEILERKALIEEQGMTWSVVESVPVHNDIKTRTGQWQTHIEHYKTSLRNLGEAGITTVCYNFMPVVDWTRTNLSYVLPNESQALRFEMSDFAAYDVHILQRKNAADDYDPEVLARAEQRVAAMSEEEKLLLEKNIIAGLPGGDGSYDRAGIMAAIEEFIELGNEGMRANLFAFLNEVVPVAEAAGVRLCIHPDDPPFSLFGLPRVVSTADDARALLEAVPSEANGLTLCAGSYGARCDNDLVKMAEEFGSRIYFVHLRNVKREDDGSFYEADHLDGDNDMVGLIDQLLVEEARRKAQGLPQMDIPMRPDHGHLMADEIGQQGVNPGYSYAGRMKGLAELRGVIHALEVVRRRAS, from the coding sequence ATGCAAGAAACATGGCGATGGTTTGGTCCGAATGACCCGGTCAGTCTCACCCACATTCGACAGGCCGGCGCGACGGGGGTAGTAACCTCGCTGCATCATATTCCTACCGGAGATGCCTGGCCCCTGAAGGAAATTCTGGAGCGCAAGGCGTTGATCGAGGAACAGGGTATGACCTGGTCGGTGGTGGAGAGTGTGCCGGTACACAACGACATCAAAACCCGGACCGGGCAGTGGCAGACACACATCGAGCACTACAAAACCTCATTGCGCAATCTGGGCGAGGCGGGCATTACCACCGTCTGCTACAACTTCATGCCGGTGGTGGACTGGACCCGGACCAATCTGAGTTATGTTCTGCCCAACGAAAGTCAGGCGCTGCGCTTTGAGATGAGTGACTTCGCCGCTTACGACGTGCATATCCTGCAGCGCAAAAACGCCGCCGATGATTACGATCCTGAGGTGCTGGCACGCGCTGAACAGCGGGTTGCCGCGATGAGCGAGGAAGAGAAGCTGCTCCTGGAGAAAAACATCATTGCCGGGCTGCCCGGTGGCGATGGTTCCTATGATCGGGCCGGCATCATGGCCGCCATTGAGGAATTCATCGAGTTGGGCAATGAAGGCATGCGCGCCAACCTGTTCGCCTTTCTGAACGAAGTGGTGCCGGTCGCTGAAGCGGCCGGTGTGCGCCTGTGTATTCACCCGGACGATCCACCCTTTTCGTTGTTCGGCCTACCCAGGGTCGTGTCCACGGCGGACGATGCCCGGGCGTTGCTCGAAGCGGTCCCCAGCGAGGCCAATGGCCTGACCTTGTGTGCCGGCTCCTACGGGGCGCGCTGCGATAATGACCTGGTGAAAATGGCGGAAGAGTTCGGCTCGCGCATCTACTTTGTGCACCTGCGTAACGTCAAGCGCGAAGATGACGGTTCCTTCTACGAAGCGGATCATCTGGATGGGGACAACGATATGGTCGGCCTGATCGACCAGCTGCTGGTGGAAGAAGCCCGCCGGAAAGCGCAGGGTTTGCCCCAGATGGATATTCCCATGCGCCCGGATCATGGCCACCTGATGGCGGATGAAATTGGTCAGCAAGGGGTGAACCCGGGTTACTCCTACGCGGGCCGAATGAAAGGCCTGGCGGAGCTGCGCGGGGTGATTCACGCACTGGAAGTGGTCCGGCGTCGCGCCTCGTGA
- a CDS encoding alginate lyase family protein has translation MLSQLSRIRSVTSSLLVAGALLATGCTQLPTGSAGGITTQVASVERSRIERKADAYLQAAPRTVTATRSERSAGGPHDFYSEGDYWWPNPEDPDGPYIRRDGLTNPDNFIEHRQALMRFSDITASLTSAYLLSGDDRYAEAAINHLLAWFVDPDTHMAPHLLYAQAIKGRNTGRSIGVIDTIHLTQVARSAQHLIARGQLTGEEQRAIEHWFSRYLTWLVEHPFGIKERQHPNNHGVTWAMQAAAFADLLGDEATLASIRNDFRDNFVGTMMAENGSFPAELDRTKAYGYSLFVLDAMAMVAEIASTPEQDLWHYQADDGRGMERAIEFMAPYIRDKRQWPLEPDVLYWDEWPVRHPSLALAARAFQEPDYLTLWSPFEPDPQEYEVRRNLPVRHPLLWLLEPGEPLFP, from the coding sequence ATGTTGAGCCAACTCTCCCGCATCCGCTCAGTTACGAGCTCACTGCTGGTGGCCGGTGCCCTGCTGGCCACCGGCTGCACCCAACTGCCGACCGGTTCGGCAGGCGGTATCACCACGCAGGTCGCTTCGGTGGAGCGCTCCCGCATCGAGCGCAAAGCAGACGCCTACCTGCAGGCCGCCCCTCGGACCGTCACCGCCACCCGGAGCGAGCGAAGCGCCGGTGGGCCCCACGATTTTTACTCCGAGGGCGATTACTGGTGGCCTAACCCGGAGGATCCGGACGGCCCCTATATTCGCCGCGACGGTCTGACCAACCCGGACAACTTTATCGAGCATCGACAGGCACTGATGCGCTTCAGCGACATTACCGCCAGCCTTACCTCGGCCTACCTTCTGAGCGGTGACGATCGCTACGCCGAGGCCGCAATCAATCACCTCTTGGCCTGGTTTGTCGATCCGGACACCCACATGGCACCGCACCTGCTGTATGCCCAGGCCATCAAGGGCCGCAACACCGGGCGCAGTATCGGCGTGATCGATACCATTCACCTCACTCAGGTCGCCCGCAGCGCCCAACATCTGATCGCCCGGGGGCAACTGACCGGAGAAGAGCAGAGGGCCATCGAACACTGGTTCTCCCGCTACCTGACGTGGCTGGTGGAGCACCCGTTTGGTATCAAGGAGCGCCAGCACCCCAATAACCACGGCGTTACCTGGGCCATGCAGGCGGCGGCCTTCGCCGACCTGCTCGGGGATGAAGCCACCCTCGCCAGCATCCGCAACGACTTTCGCGATAACTTTGTCGGCACCATGATGGCCGAGAACGGCAGCTTTCCCGCCGAACTGGACCGCACCAAAGCCTACGGCTACTCCCTGTTCGTGCTCGATGCCATGGCGATGGTCGCGGAGATTGCGTCTACTCCCGAGCAGGACCTGTGGCATTACCAGGCAGACGACGGACGGGGCATGGAGCGGGCCATCGAATTTATGGCTCCCTACATCCGGGACAAGCGCCAATGGCCCCTGGAACCGGACGTGCTCTACTGGGACGAGTGGCCGGTCCGGCATCCATCCCTGGCCCTCGCCGCCCGCGCTTTTCAGGAGCCCGATTACCTGACGCTCTGGTCACCGTTTGAACCCGACCCACAAGAGTACGAGGTACGCCGAAACCTGCCGGTCCGCCATCCCCTACTCTGGCTACTCGAGCCGGGCGAACCGCTTTTTCCATAA